One genomic region from Uloborus diversus isolate 005 chromosome 2, Udiv.v.3.1, whole genome shotgun sequence encodes:
- the LOC129217030 gene encoding uncharacterized protein LOC129217030, translating to MAVLMKFLVIHIIATSAVLPHVFAASGNKGDRGDEVTLQSVSTTGSKDLVREATGWQQPTYGTQVWYPSGGGSNKGWGGSNDYNRYPTYYPGGVQTAVGGNPSAFSGASYAGNVGAYGGNQLGYGGNYGGSKGGYTGGTGGYGGGSGGYVGGGGGYGGGSGGYSRGGYGGGGYGGSGGGGYGNNKGWSTGTSGSYGRPWSGGQTKGGGWYGGQGGSYGGSGGGYGAGSGGYGGNYGGNYGGNYGGGGWQPGVGGGSRGWGGNQGLGGGSYGGRPEGGYGYGNQKGGGYRNINPQENSWGGYQGNYKGVSSPRMNNVGSWSNTGYRPGYGNNQRGYTNNNKGWW from the exons ATGGCAGTTCTAATG aAATTCCTTGTGATACATATCATAGCTACTAGTGCAGTTTTACCGCATGTCTTTGCTGCCTCTGGAAACAAAGGAGATCGTGGGGATGAAGTGACGTTGCAGAGTGTTAGTACTACTGGTTCCAAAGATCTCGTTCGAGAAGCTACTGGGTGGCAACAACCCACGTATGGTACTCAAGTGTGGTACCCATCAGGAGGAGGAAGTAACAAAGGATGGGGCGGCTCAAACGATTATAACAGATACCCAACTTATTATCCTGGTGGAGTTCAAACAGCCGTTGGCGGAAACCCTAGTGCATTCAGCGGTGCTTCATATGCAGGAAACGTTGGCGCATACGGTGGGAACCAACTTGGATATGGTGGAAATTACGGCGGAAGCAAAGGGGGATACACCGGTGGGACAGGTGGTTACGGAGGAGGATCAGGTGGCTACGTCGGTGGAGGTGGTGGATACGGCGGAGGATCAGGGGGATATAGCAGAGGTGGATACGGGGGAGGTGGATACGGAGGAAGTGGAGGTGGTGGATACGGTAACAATAAAGGTTGGTCTACGGGTACTTCTGGAAGTTATGGCAGACCATGGAGCGGCGGGCAGACCAAGGGAGGAGGCTGGTACGGTGGCCAAGGAGGGAGCTATGGTGGCAGTGGAGGTGGTTACGGAGCAGGAAGTGGCGGTTATGGAGGTAATTATGGTGGTAATTATGGTGGTAATTATGGAGGGGGAGGATGGCAACCGGGTGTAGGTGGTGGATCGAGGGGTTGGGGTGGTAATCAGGGTCTTGGTGGTGGAAGCTATGGTGGAAGGCCAGAAGGTGGATATGGCTATGGAAACCAGAAAGGCGGAGGCTATCGCAATATAAATCCCCAAGAAAATTCTTGGGGTGGATACCAAGGCAATTACAAAGGTGTTTCAAGTCCTAGAATGAACAACGTTGGATCCTGGTCTAACACTGGATACAGACCAGGGTATGGCAATAATCAACGTGGATATACCAATAACAACAAAGGATGGTGGTAA